A window of Limanda limanda chromosome 4, fLimLim1.1, whole genome shotgun sequence genomic DNA:
ttctgtttatttctcaCGATATTGAACGTTCGTGGGTGAAGGAGATTTTAATTTTGGTAAGttcttgatttgtcttttttcggTATTTCCCATCATTAAATGATTTCAGGCTTGTTTGAATGTCTATACTCAATGTCGAAGCAAAACATTGATGGTTATTTACTTTTCTTACGTCTTAGAATTTATCGTGTTCTCCTTTAACACAACAGTGATCTATCGGGATGTTTTTACCTTATATCCAAAGTACATAGtgcacataaaaaataaaaaataaattgcaaAGTTTCAAGTCTGAATCCCAAACATCTTGTGACACATGCATGCAGCTGCCCAAGAAAAGGCTTAATACCAAATATAAGTCTGACAGTGCAGTTTTGGAATCAGAAACACACTGTCGAGGCACATCTCAGCACTACACAGCCTAAAGACAAGGGAAGTGGAactcctctgtgtttctggAGAAACTTGATATATTTTAATGGGGCTAGAAGAGCTCACCAAATCTTAATTCACTGATTCTGCTGCACTAAATCCACAGGGATGAGCGTCCTGGCAGTAGCACAGTCCATGTGACAGGAGAGACGCTGTTTGGCTTGGAAATGTTCCTGCTTACACTCTGTTTTATATGCAGAAATGGTGACGCTGGATTTTGGGATAAAGAGGTTTGGATTAGAggcttttatttgactttgtCCTTGCCTCTGCTGCCTGGGCTTGGAAAGCAGAAGCAAGGcttgtcttttctcccctttCAAGTGTCACTGGTACGACGGGCGGTCCTGACTACTCCGCCGCCGTTTGATTCCCACTTCTCCGTTCATGCTGCTCCTCGTGCTGTCATTCCGCCTCCTCTTCGGTCTCCCACTCTGTATGAAAGACAAGTGTAAAACTTCTTGAGAATCCActtaaatattcaatcaattaaAAATTTAAAGTGTGACCTCAGTCAAATCAATTGAAATAAttgaaatatatacatatgattGGATGTTAATATCCATAAGTTGTTTTAGTGACATGTTGTGTCAAAAAGTACGTCAatcaccactagaggtcagaAGTGTATCACTAAGGAAAGCCCAGTGATACACAGGAGGACAATGCAGTGCAACACTTTACTATCAAAACTAACTGAAAGATGTTAAAGCAATTTTTAAACCAGCTGGGATAAGACAACTATAAACCAGAAAAGACAACAGCAAATCAAATAACACAAACCCATAATCataaaacaaaaaggcaaataagacaacacaacaacaaataagaaaacacaattgttgtgttgttcttaTGTTTTTCTCTGATTTGCACTTCAGGACGACCATAATGAATGTTTTTCCTCTAATAGGGATAAATAATGGGGGCCTTGATAGAAAGtcatttgttaaataaaattataaaacagtATGAGAACTGTTTTGGTGAGAACTAAAAACTAACCACTTCCTAAAAAGGCCATAAAAAAGTGACTCAGTCCTGTGTGCGTGACTTTGTTGCAATAGCAATAATTATTCCCAATAATTATAGTGAAAAAAAGCAagggagaaaaacaataaaacatgtcagAAAAGCGCCTTTACAGACCTTGGCGTCCCGTTCAGCAAATTTCTGGAACATGTTAGCGTAGGTCTTCTTGTCCTGTTCGTGATGTTCCTTCATCTTGCTCTGACAGTCGGAAATCTGAGCCCGAGCCGCTCGATTCGAGGGGTTGACTTGAAGCACGAGCTGAAAGTCTACCAGAGCGAGGCTGAACTCGTTGCGTTGGAGACGTGCCTCCCCACGACGATACAGAGCTTTCTCATTGTGCTCTTCAATCTCAATCACCTTATCCACACAAAACAAGAGCACCCACAGAGATTGGTTATGCAAATGTGCAGAAGAACAGCAGCTACAAAGAGACACTTTCATAATGGACAATCATCAGGCGCATGCTGCTCTCACCTTGTTGCAGTTCTCCACTACCTGGGAGAACTCCTTTATCCGCAGGAAACACAATGCTAAATTAAGGTGGGCCGTCACAATGACGTCTTGTATCTTCTTCTGCTGATCCATCCCAGTACCACACTCCATCTCCAGCCAGGAAACAATGCGCTGGTACTGGATGACGGCCTGGAAGATTCTCCCAGCCTGATAGAGGATGGTAATGGGATCTTAGAAACAAGAAGAGAAATCCTTTGTCGTGGCACTCAGACCtctgccaaggtccaacagGCCCCTAGTCAAACCACGTTTAAATTACATAATTCCTGATTCTATTTGGATCCGCACAAAATTAGCAAATTAGCaaaaatcataaatatcagtgccCTTCATTTTCTCTAGGAAATGGTGAAAATCGCGGCGCCCCAAATTACTAAAGGAGGTGATATAAAAATTCTTAGATTCCTAGATTTTCCCCTTTGTCCAGATTCCTGccaaaatgacattttttttccttgGCCCATAAGCCCCTCTTCAAACAAGAttcaattaaatgtgttttgtagtttttacataatccagcagacagagagacaaacagcaacaacagcacaaCTTCCCCGGCAGAGCCTTTAAATGATCCATGTGGGAAACATACCTTAAAATACTGATTCCCTTTATGCTTCACTCCACCAGCCAAATCCAGCTTTTCAATCAAATCCATTTCCCAGGATTCTTTAGCCTTTTGGGAAAAAAAGTGAGAATCACACAAAGTGAGTAAACACAGTTGTTTGTCTAAGGCAGATTTACCcaaaataacacacatgttGAATAGAATATATGATATGTAATATATTAATCAAACCATGAAAAGTAGAAAAAGAGCTCACACTTTGAAACTCTTTGAGGGAAACTTCGTAAACAAGGTCTTTGTCTGGTCCAACTTTGTACTCGGATTTACCTTCGCTTCCAAATCCATACCTGTAAAAGCACAAGAACATTTCTTAAAACTTCACATCCTTTTAGAAATAAAAGTTATACTGCTGTCAGAACTTGCATTGGAAGAAGTATTTCCCATTGAGATGAATGGAGATTCTTTTAAGCTGGAGAAGCATTATGGTTTGTCCTCGTCGTAAGTGTGTCTTTATTTTCCACTGTGAGATTTGTCTCTGTGTAAATTGACTACGTGCTGGCATGAACCTGAGGCAAGGTTCGCAACTGTTTTGAATTCCTGGTACTTATCACCAGTGCTTTGTATTGTTTGGCCTGGGGGCATGAAGGGGAGGTTTGTTCTGGGTGGGGTTAAGGGAATTATGATGTGGTTTTGACACTACTTTGTGTCTTTTATAGTTTCTTAAAAATTCTAatccctctcttttttatttcagttaaatgtttttttaattagagaAAAAATAAGATGAGGTCTGCGAAAAACAACCCTAGATTTTCTttacgtgtttgtgtttctctaagCGCTCAGATCATTCACGACTGCCAAATGTCTATCCCTTCATTgctcaatattaataatataataatgcaATATGTAACAATATATATTGAGTAACAATCACACAGGATGTTTCTGTTGGTTAAGTTATTTCGCTCTTGATAATTCAAGtacagacattctccagagattTCCTTTAACATATGGAGAATGATGCAGGCGACGGTCCAAGTTAAACgttttcacaacaacaggaaaatatctAGAGCGTTCAGACAAGTTGTGGCGTCTGGGTTGAGCATGCGGGAGGCCGTGggaaacacagtgttttactttaaaacacATCCACATCGGCGTCCGcctttatcaccaaaagctctcgatTTCATCATCTGTTCAGTTCAGTATGCTTCCTCTACGTTTGCGGCCCCTCTTTTTCAAACTGACatgtttgtattcttccagGTTCATGTTAGCAACGCCATCGATACGCCTACTCGCTCAGAAATCTTCCTACTGTAACTGGAGAAGGACCACATTTCAAGATTTGAATTGACTCACTTTGGTTGTAAGTAAAGTACACAGCACTCTCCTCTCTGCATCTTGTCCATGGCTCGGTCGACTCCCAGCGGAATGCCTTTATCTTCAGCCTCACCGACAACAAAGGTGACGTCCCTGCAGTCAAACAGCCGACCACCACAGCTCCCCTCCAGGTGCACTGTGGGACACGCGGCGCAAATTACGACACAGTTTCACTTCTGACGTAAACTGTTAAACTTGCTGGTGTTGTTTGGCTAAACTGGCACAACATCAACACCTGTCCTCGAAGCAAAGACGGCTGTTACCTTTTACAGTTGCTCCTTCATTGGGATTTGTGTATCCCTCCCCTTTGACCTTTATTCTTCTGATGATGCCGCCGTCATCTGTGAGCTTCTCTCCTTCGAACTTGAGCAGCTCCATCTGTTATTGATGTAAGAAGttattaaatcattattctGCACaagactgaaaaacaaacaagtagGAGTCATCACACacgataaaaaaagaaataatgatTAATGAAGATTCAATACGGATGAAACAGGCACTCTTGTATACGCTTTACTTTATATCTCTTTCATAGGGCAAAACAAATATAATGTAGTAGTGAGCTTAGATAATCAGATGCCTCTCTCCTATCTAACCACTAAACATCAATTGTATCCCTTTTATTTCCCCTTAAGTGGCTTTAAAAAACATCTTATTCCACTCTGGCAGTTCCGCATCAGTCTACAAGTATAACTACTGCAACATTTTGAAAGCTAAGCTATATGTTATTTACACTGGCAGAAATATTCAAACCCAGGACTATGTTGGTTATCACTGCAGCATTCAATTACATGGTCTTGTGCATTTATTTATAGACTTATAAATGCACCTCTTGCCACATTCAGATAACTTTGGAAATTCAGCCTCTTTTTTAGAATTCAAATTAAACTTCTGTAGGTTACAACAAAGTTTTTAATGATGTTGCCTCttaattgaataaataataataatataaataataatattcttCTTTGAAGACATGTTTTGTGATTGATTATCTGTTTATACATTTGTCTCCACTCTCCAATTATAAAGTTATAAAATTATccctgaataaaaacattaacaacTTTATTAGAATGCGTGTAAACTGCTTCTCAGGACGTATCTATATACTGCTTAAAAATGCTAAATAAGAGTAGTTATTGTTACCCAACATTCAATACCTCTGTTAGAAATAGCTCATGAACCTGCACAGGACATGATGAATGATCACACTCAACACTGAACACCTGCTAATAGAAGCTGTTGATGCAATAAATAATAGTACATTTTTATGACTAAATGTTTCCAAGGGGTTAAACTTGTGGAGCAGAAGCAGATCGTGAGAAAAGCGGAATTGAACTCCAAACCAACTGCTAAGACTGACAAACACTAAACTCTTTCTGGCACACAGCCCTGAATCTCTGGCACAGAATGCCAGCTGCCATGGCACACCTACCTCGAACACTATGAGGGAGTTGCGAGGGATTTTGTTGGGACTTCCAGAAGATCCGTAAGCGTATTCTGGTTTACACAGTAACGTGCACACCTCTCCTTCCTGCATGGACAGCACACTGATGTCCCACGCCTTTAGGACTTGTCCTGTGAGATtatacattaaaaagaaaaacaagtacgATAAGAACAATAACTGGTAACTCAGTCAACATTGGGATCCCTTGACTCCTCAACAACACACCGGCCAAGTTTGGAATTTTAATGTATGAAAATTTGtcgaggaaagagagagaaattcataaatgtatttaaaggaTAGTCAAACATTTTGGGCAATGTTCTTTCTGGTGGCAAGTTAAGATTCTGTTAAGAAGCTGAAGCCAACAGCCAggtagcctagcttagcattaagTATGGAAACAAGATGAAGGGGCTTGTGTCCATAACTTCCCAAAAACAAAGATGTAACATATTGCCCACTGCAACACTTAAACATCAGAGTACACTACACCACAACTTGGTGTTTTAACTTTGACTGTGACTTTTTGTACAGATCcaacaaataatatttaaaccTGCAGCGAGGAACCTTTTTCAGTTCATTATTTAGTTTGTGAATATATAGTATAATACTTTCTAtagccttttcaaaataatgtacAAATGCCAACCTGCAACAGCATCAGAAACTTTTATTGGATGCATCATAGGTTTGAATAGGCTATATACTCCTAGTTGCTGTAGCCAACTCTGTGTCCATTGCTCCCATCTTTATGTCTGGCAAACGTGCTATTTgacataaaacacattgaaaccCGAGTGCCACAGACACCACAACTCATTTGAAAAGGGCTTAAAAGTACCAGATGTTCTTTTTACCTAACAATCATGAGAGTGGGGTCAATTCTCCAAATGAGGATGTTTCCAAAATATCCAGCTATGCCCTTAAGAGGCTTTGACAGTCATGCATGAACTCACCTTTTCCCAAATTGAAGCAAAAAGGTTCTTTACGATCTCGACTGCAGTCAAACTTCTTCCCTGTGAGCAGCTTTCCAGTGTAGTGTACAGTCACTCTGTCTCCAATCATCGGTTGGTTTCCATTTAATCCTGGACGCTTCACAACCTACCAAACAAGACGAAATTCCAGCATtttcacagagaaaataaaagaaacaggagccagcaacaacagacacaaaagAACCATGCAGGTCATGTGTAGGGACGTACAAATGTAAAAGGGTTAAATACCTTGATGACTCCTTGGTCTTTGTTGGGTGTTATATCAATGCCCTTTGCAGCAAATATGGCTGTGGCTGACCTGGGATCCATAGGTAAATCCTGATCAGTGGTCATTTCTGCACTAGGGCGTTACACGGTAAAACTGCAACAAAAAATGTGAACACACATCTATGTGTCAGTGAAATGAGCACTATTAATACCACATCATGATGACTCAGGTTTTCCTTTGAGAACAAACTTCAAACAACGAAAACTTCAAACAACGAAAACAAGAATGACAAGCATCACCTGCCATGGTCTCCTCAAATTAAACTTtgcaaattgcacacactcaaatatcAGTTATCTTAaatttcattaagatccatgaataagaaaaaaggaaaatcatgGATTCAATCCCTGATCCGAATCTGCACCGAGATTTCATTGGTTCTTCCTGAAGCAtttccacatccttccaccaagtttcgtggtaatCCGTCCTTTACAATAGCTGGCCGTAATTTATGTGtaatcttgttcacaaacaaacaaacagacggtAAAAACCTTGGCTGAGGAAATAATACAGGAAATAAATTTAACCAGTGGAGCTGAGCCAAAAAATCAGGATCAATATGGAAAATGTATCAATACAAGATTTGCGTATTTGCCCAGTGAATGtgtctttttcttcacattATATAACCCGTTGCTATTTAAGGACACATGCTCTAAATTCTTGTATTGAACTGAAGGTACctttactgtttttattctgctAGAGCCACATTACAGTGATTTCCTTTGTACTTTGGAGTGTGGCTGTGATATCGCCAAATGGTATCACACCTCTACAGATGAATTATTACATAAAAGTAGATCGTAGTCAAAGGCAGCGGCGGCTACAGTTGctaacgtttttttttctccttgtaACGTGCTTCATTCTTGGAGAAACAGTTTGTTCAAGATTATTACTTTATGGACCTGTTATAAATGGCATCCTGTTATTTAATAGAGCGAACTGAGACAGAATCTCATATCAATACCgtcactgtttgttttgcaggagCATTTTAACACGAGTTGAAACAGCGTATAGACGGGACCATTTCGACTGGACCGCGCTAACACTGTGCTTATGAAGCTGCGCCATCACAAAAAGATCCTCTTCGTCTCTCTCAGTGTTTGTGAAGAAGACGATGAAAGCATATGGTCACGACCCTTCAATTCAGCGGTGAtataatgacttaatatcatGCTTCATGTCGTCTGGTGATGTCGTGTGGATATGTTGTCATCTCGGGCTCTGTCAGCCTGTGTTACTGTTTACTGATAGAGTTTTTTTGATAGTTTTACGGCCTTCACATCCATAACTAATTatcctttctcacagttttcttctTTCCGCGACAGATTGTCActcaaaaaaagtaaaaaaatcagTCAAAAATAATTCCATATTGTATTTTCTCGCACTTTCCCAATTTTCTGCCAATAAATTAACTCtcatgtataaaaaaaataaagatgccAACTGATtcatttcttttctattttcatttctATGTCTGcaaaaaaatgtcataataagacagagaaagaaagacattaTTTGAGCAGGAATTTGAAACCatattttgacatttgacaGTTTCAATACACAAATATACCAGACAGGTGAATAGACTGAAGCTTGAATAGTTAATTTCAGTACCAATATGATACCCTTCATTCTATCAAGTATCACAGATACATCGACTTATATGATGTTCTTATATGCGCTGATATGAAAAGTTAATTTACGATACATGATGCTGAAAAAgaggattttaaaaaacacgTGTTGTCACATAGATTGTCCAGCAGAGCCTgctccgagtgtgtgtgtgtgtgtgtgtgtgtgtgtgtgccatgcaGTGCGATGCATTACAGTTTATGTCTTTTTTACAACCTAACGTCAGAATTGTCATTGGCCCCAAAAAACCCATCGTCAGTCAGGCTCTATTTAAAGCTCTTTGAAATGTCTTGCTTTGAGAAATTTAAaacctcttttttattttgtgcaacAAAAGAAACCAAAACTCTGATGTTAAATGTTAACTAGAATACTGAACTATCAAAACTTAGAAAAGGTAAACAGTATTATCAATCTGACCATTCATTAAAGACAGAAATATAGTGATTGTTATATAGTGGTAGCTATAGTACTGCTGATATATCCCTGATGTATTTTTCCTATCATTTTTAATACCTTAATTTTAAAAGAACGTATGTTCTTTTTAGACAAAAACCTAAAGTCTTTGCAGGAGCTTTGCCTgatttagagaaaaaaaaaaaaagcttaacaTTTAGAGTCAAATTTTGATCAAGGATTTActaatgaaaaaacacaaacaagtttgCACTCTAACCAAACATTCAATGGCAGCTCTTGCTCCATACTGACAGACAGATGCTGTTTGCCGTCTCACACGTTCATGTGTCACCTGCAGCTTTGCCAGAGCAGTTAAACAGTTATGACCTGTTGGTGCTACAGCTGCTAAACCTAACCTCTCTACATCGCAGCCGCGATATGTGTCGACTCACATTTCTGCTCTCTCTGTAAACGTGGCTGCAGGCGCTATCAAGTCTGCCCTGGCAGAATAATCTCGTCTGCAGACAATCAAAAGGTTTGCTGTGTTAAGCAATTGGCAAATGCTGTTCGGTGATTATTAATGTGCGTAACAGCTCAGACGTTAGCACTCGCTCACATGGCATCAGATCACAGCTGTTCTGGAAGCGTGTCAGGATGTTGCTAATGTTAGGCCGAGGTTATGAAGTAACATGAAGTCAAATCTATCACTCATGATGAGATATAGATGGGCTAGAAACAAGTGTTTAGTTCTTCACTTCATTAGATTCAAAGGTTTCAAGCCCAAAACAAACCAACTCTCATTTGAAAATTATATCCAGGAACAAAAAAGTGTATCAGTGACGATATTTGTACAAAAGCttagttttgtgttgtgttgtctgtgtttccaaactttaaaaataaagataagagATTTCCTCAAAGAGGCCACAATGCAAAGATTTTGACCACCCTATAATTCCAGCCACATCCCCTGGACATAATGTTACATTAAGCCTGAGGAGAGAAGAGTACGAATATTTCTTTGTTGTATTGATCTCTTAAGAATGTTTTGAATCATATTGACATTTGCATTAAGGCTTATTAGGAACGTGAGGGAGAGGACCGGTTGTGCTGATCAGACTCTTGTGGCCACTGAATATTTCAACAGAGATAGTTGACAGCTATAAACTTTGCTCACGGGCCAACATTCTGACTGAGGACAACGGCAGCTCTCATTACCTGCTTCTCTTCTCAATATGCTTCCCTCTGCGATCCGATCTGACTCTCAGAACATCCCAGATGGCTTTGACGACCATGTGCAAATATTAGGACATTCTGCCGAGGAGACTGAGTTTGTAAAGAGCctgtaaatatgaacattaagcCGCAGAGCTCGGCCTGAGATGCACAATCTCTGGCAATAAGCTCATCGTACTGAACATTTGTTTCTCGGTCAGATCCTGGGAACAGCTAGAGCTGAAGCCATGTGCCTTAACCCACGGGTTTAAAACCCATAAAGATTCATCTTAATGAAAGACGCACAatctttcctgcttcttcaaTTTCCGATCACTCACAAAGACCAAGTGTTCGTTTACTGGACTCTCAAACACAAGTCAGGACAAAATGTCCGTCTCCTCTGTGCTTATACACCTTGTCCTGTGTGTCTCTAGAATTTCATGGATTTCATTTTAGATGTAATTCGCTGTGCGTGtgtatgcatttgtgtgtttgtgtgtgcgtgtgtgtgtgcgcgcgtgcgtgtgtgtgtgtctgaacacaATGTTCCTTCTATTCACAGTTCCCCGCTGGCAAAGCCTGATGGTGTTTACCAATCTGACCCCTTCACGTACGACACAGCTTCAATTTTTTGGATGAAAACGCATCTTTTAAATAGTCAAGGTAACCATAGTATCACATTTACAATCAACACAAGACAAGGAAGCAAGTGGAGCCAAACTGAGTCCAATTACCATTGTGAATAAAGTCGTATAATCAAAAGTAAACTCAATTAGTCAATTTCACAATTTGTCCTGTTGCCTCTCCCTCACGACAGATGCATTTCCATTAACACAATAAAGAGGGGGAACCCGTGTGCAGGAGTTACAGCACAGATAAGACGGCATGTGGGCAACATGTACCTAAACTCAGTTACCCTGCAGGGAGACGCAGGAACAGAGCACAATGAGAGCGAAGAGCACATCACAGACTGAacccagtgtgtctgtgcacattcACTGCCTCACGTCCTCGTTCTGCTGCTGATTCATACATCTGAACATTTGAGAACACACTGTGCACGACCCGAGCAACCATCCTGACTGACTGACATCCTGAGGCACAGCATTGTCTGAGACTGAGCAGAGggggggcttttttttttcttcttctttttttacgTGACAAATGTATCACAGGGGCATTAAGAAGGAGGCAGGGAAGGGAACTTAAGTTGTGGTATTGATTATAACTGGTAAAGCACGAGACGACAACAGGAGGTGGTCATCCTTTCCACTCCGTGTTGACGCATTCGGAACCAGTAAGTTGTGTCCCTGGCATCGAACACACTCCCGGAGCGGTTCCATTTCACCTCTGGGACTCAGTCTGAACCCTGCTCGGCGGTCAGAAGACTAAACGTCACACCTCAGCATCCAAAACCGCCGAGCCCACCATGACACCCACATGTCTCATGTTGTTGGGAGGCTAGAATTATCCCTCCTGTGACGAAAGGGCTATTCGAAATGAGCAGGAATCCACACAGGGTGATGTGGAGAGACCGATTCTGAGAAGCTGTGTGTGATGCAGCCCTGTAATTTTATGAAGATACACCTAAGCCTCAGGGGATTGTGGATGTAAACCGAAGTCCTAGTCATCATCACCAAGCGCCACAAGGAGCCACAGCCaagtaccacacacacacacacacacacacacacacacacacacacacacacacacacacacacacacacacactcacactcacactcacactcacactcacacactctcactcacacacacacactcacacactcacacacacactcacacacacacactcttatcaACCCTTATTTCAACAGCCCTGTGGGACGCAGCTGTAACCTTAAATGCCCCCAGCACCATCCTCTATCTGAAAGGCGAACAACTTCCACAGGACACATtcactaaaaaaaataaaaataaaaacacagtcaaATTGTTCTTATAGAGCTACTTTAACTATGCTTGTGTTTAAGTCTTTTGTatgatatataattataataagcATTAAATTCACAAACCCCCATTGGAGCCTCGTGTCCTCTCACCAACTCCTCCATCAAGTCAGGAGAATAATAAAAAGatgtagaaaaaaaacctgtgttACACTCACGTCGCCcgtgctcttcttcttctccttattctccttcttcttgttcttcttcttctctccgcCTCCGTGCTGCTATCTCACCCGCGACTGTTCAGTTCAAgagcctctctcctctcacatccCGGGAACTAAATGTTCTGTCCATGTGCTTCCCTACGTGGATCTGttgtctctctcccctcctctctctctatcctcctcctcctcttcttcttctatcactcactccctcccctctctctctcgctcgctctctctctctcctcacctccacctcctcctccaccaccttgATCCCGGGGCTGTCTTTTTGGACGTGCCGGTGAAGTGGCCGCGTGGGGCTCAGACTTCCAAATGACACagtggaggcagagagagagagagaaagagagagagaggagagagaggggggagagagagagagtatcgTAGTGGGAGGAGGGTGTTTCAGTGTAACAGCGAGGGCAGGTCTTGGAAAGCGGCCACAAAGTAACACAATGTTCCGGCTGTACTGTAGCTTGTACCGCTGCCGCTGTTGATGAGAACACTGTGTTCCAATAGACACCCTGACCTGTAACCCGTTCCGTGCCGAGCCAGGCCGGGGGAGGGAACAGGCTGTACCGCAGCAggctgtcctctctctctctccctctctctctctctacctctccctctctcaacaCGTatcgtgtgtgcgtgtgtttgcgaAATGAAAGCTAACTTCGCTTCCCGGTAGCACGCGCTGTGAGACGGATGTGTGTCCATGTCGAGtcggttaaaaaaaaaaaaaaaaatttaaaaaaagagagagagagaagaaaaagataagaaaagaaaaaccgcctttttattcttctgtgtgttttatgtgattGTTTACCGGATGTTGTTGTGGTTGAAGCTCAGTCGCTGTGATGTTCGTGTGACTTGCTCACAG
This region includes:
- the fkbp5 gene encoding peptidyl-prolyl cis-trans isomerase FKBP5, which gives rise to MTTDQDLPMDPRSATAIFAAKGIDITPNKDQGVIKVVKRPGLNGNQPMIGDRVTVHYTGKLLTGKKFDCSRDRKEPFCFNLGKGQVLKAWDISVLSMQEGEVCTLLCKPEYAYGSSGSPNKIPRNSLIVFEMELLKFEGEKLTDDGGIIRRIKVKGEGYTNPNEGATVKVHLEGSCGGRLFDCRDVTFVVGEAEDKGIPLGVDRAMDKMQRGECCVLYLQPKYGFGSEGKSEYKVGPDKDLVYEVSLKEFQSAKESWEMDLIEKLDLAGGVKHKGNQYFKAGRIFQAVIQYQRIVSWLEMECGTGMDQQKKIQDVIVTAHLNLALCFLRIKEFSQVVENCNKVIEIEEHNEKALYRRGEARLQRNEFSLALVDFQLVLQVNPSNRAARAQISDCQSKMKEHHEQDKKTYANMFQKFAERDAKSGRPKRRRNDSTRSSMNGEVGIKRRRSSQDRPSYQ